The sequence below is a genomic window from Rhizobium sp. NXC14.
CACGGCCCCTTGTGCATGCTGACTGACGGCAATGCGAGCTCCCATTGACAGTCGAAGAGCATGCCTTGCGAAGGCTCACTCCATGACGACCTATCCCGGCATTGAAGAACTGAAGGCCCAGGCTAAGCGCCTGCGCCAGGCGATGAACGATCGCGGCAGCGCGCTGACCCACAGTGCGGCATTGGAAATGATCGCCCGCCAGCACGGCGCGCGTGACTGGAACACGCTGGCGGCTCTGGCGGCAAAACCCAATGCGGCTGCGAAGACGCCGCTCTTCGTCGGCGCCCATATTCGCGGCCGCTATCTCAATCAGCCGTTCACTGGCGAAATCCTCTCGCTTTCGGCTCTGCCGGGCGGCCTCTACCGGATCACCATCCATTTCGACGAAGCGGTTGACGTGGTCACCTTCGAGAGTTTTTCAGCCTTTCGGCGGCGCGTGAGTGCACAGATCGATGCCGACGGCGTCTCCCCCAGGAAGACCTCGAACGGCGTGCCTCATCTGGTACTCGATCTCTGATTTGCTCCTCATCCTTCCTGGCTGCCCGCATGGCTTGTTCAAGCGCAGCGGATGTCGCCCGATATCACACGGATTTCTCCATGACCGATCCTTCCAAAGGCAATGACTTCCTCACCGGCTGGCTGCCGGGCGTATTCATCAGGACTGCGGCGCCGATCGTCGCGATCACTACCGTCAACGGCCTCTTTGCTGTCGTCGACACCTATTTCCTGGGCGCCTATGTCGGCCCCGACGCGCTCTCAGCCGTCAGCCTGATCTTCCCGGGGTTGATGCTGCTGGTCGCCCTGCAATCGCTCGTCTCGAACGGCATGGGAAGCATCCTCGCCCGCCGGCTCGGTGCCGGCGATCGCCAGGGCGCGCGCCGGGTATTTTCCGGCGCCCATACGCTGGCGCTCGCCGTCGTCGTGATCCTCATCGTGATCTACTGGACCCTCGGCGAGCGGATCATCGGTGCCGGCGCCGCCGAGAACACGGCCGTGGCCGACGGCGCCATGCTTTTCATGGGCGCGATGATCGCCGCGACGCCGGTGAGTTTTTTCCTGTCGCTGCATCTCGACGGGCTGCGCTGTGAAGGCAGGATCGGTTTCATGACGGCGGTCACGCTCTCGGCCTCGCTGCTCAACATCCTCGCCAACTGGCTGTTCATGGCGGTGATGCATTGGGGCGTGCTCGGTTCGGCCGCAGGCTCCATCGCTTCGCAATTCGTCTGTCTCGCCGCCGTGCTCGTCTATCGCTGGCGTCGGCCGGCGACGCTCAGGCCTTCTCCCGCATTCGCCCTTGTCGAATGGCGCGGCATTGTCGCCTTGGGCGCTCCCATGAGCCTCGGTTTCATCGGCATATCGCTTGCCTCGGCCGCGATTCTGGTCAACGTCTCGCTCTGGAGCACGCGTGATCATACCGCCACCATTGCCGCCTACGGCATCATCACCCGTATCCTGACCTTCGCCTATCTGCCGCTGCTTGGTCTCAGCATCGCCCTACAGACGATCGCCGGCAACAATCACGGAGCCGGCCTTGGGTTGCGCGTCGGCCGCAGCCTGCAGATCGCCATGCTCTCGGCGCTCGTCTATTGCAGCTTGGTGGAGATCACGGTGGAATTGCTGGCTGGCCGCATCGGCGCCGTCTTTGTTGGCGATCCCGCCATTATCGCCGAGGTCAGACGAATTCTGCCTTGGACGATCGGCGCCTATTTTCTCTTCGGGCAGATGCTGATCCTGTCGTCCTATTTCCAGTCGATCGGCGATGCGCCGCGCGCGGCGATCTTCGGTCTGTCGCGACCCTATCTTCTCACCCTTCCTCTCACCTTCCTGCTGCCTTTCGTCTTCGGCGAGCAGGGAATCTGGATGGTGCCTGTTTTTGCCGAGGCAGGCATGGTGGTGCTTGCCTTGCTGGTGCTGTCTGAGAATGCCAGGCGCCGCGGCTGGCGATACGGGCTTCTGCCCGCCTGAGAGACGGAAGCCGCGCCTTCCTGTGCGGCTTCCGCCGATTGGCTTCTATTCCTTCCCGCTCTGCGCGGCCGATGTCGAAGCCTCCGCCTCGTTCAGTGCCTCGGCGCATTCCCGGCAGCAGACTTCGACCGTCTTGCCGCCGAGCTTGACGGTGATGGTCTCGGCGCCGAGTTCGCAGTCGCAGGCAGCGCATGTGGTCTTCTTCATCGGGTAATCCTCCATTGATCGTCCCCGGATCGGGACAGCATCATAAGAGCATCGAAGACCGCGTCATCGCTGTCGAAAACTTTAGCGATTATCAACTCGGAAAGGCTCTAAGGTCGGCGTCGCAGTTGCGCCGAGCGCTGGAATTCGGCCGGAGTCTGACCGAAGGCCTGTTTGAAGGAAGCGCTGAAATGACTGTGGCTGGAAAAGCCGAGATCGAGCCCGAGCGCGGTCAGATCCTCATACTGGCCGAGCAAATCGAGCGCCCGGGCAAGCCGCAGCCTCAGCTGATAGCGATAGAGCGGCGTGGCCTCGACCTGCTGGAAGACCTGGGTGAGGTAAACAGGGGAAACACCGACTTCCGAGGCGATTTCCGCAAGCGTCCAGCGTCTCGCGAGATCGGAGGAAAGCACCAGCTTTGCCCGGTCGACGAGTTTCTGCCGGCCGAGGCTGGCGCCGGCCGCATGCGAGGTGCGCTCGCCGAGCGAGCGGCGAACCAGCGTCAGGGCCAGCGTTTCCGCCTCGAGCGTTTCGGCGACGTTGCGCCTGAGACCGTGGCGCAGCAGGGCGACCAGCGCCTGCGCGCGAGGGTCGATCCGCCGGCGCTGGCGGCGGAAGGAAAAGGCCGGGCCGGGCTGGGCCTGCTCCTTCGGCGCCAGCTCTTCCAGCATGGATTCGTCGATCGACAGGTCGATGCAGCCGTCGCCGCCCGCGATCGGATGGCTGATCCGATAGCCCTGACCGGCATTGAAGAACAGCACCTGATTGGCTTCAGCCACCGTATCCGCGCGGCCGACATGGCGCATAAAGACGCCGCGATAGGGATAGACGAGGCTTGTTTTGTGAGCACATTCCTCGTCGCTCATGTGGCGGCACTCGCCATTGCAGACGACGTCACGAATAGTGACGGTCTTGGTTTTCAGGAGCAGAGCTGTTGAAAACTGCGACATTGTATCGTCCGGTTCAGGCAGGGCAGCCCGACAAGGCTGCGCTGGGGCACAGTACCACAGTGAGTCTGATGTTTCAGTAGCGGCTGTAAACGTGCACGTCGCTTTCTGTCTGCCCCCGGGAGAGGCCGACATCCTTCAACTGATCGTCGGAAAGTTCCATCAGCGCATTGTAGTTGCGCCATTCGCTGATCTTGCGCCCCAGCCAGCGGACTGCTGTGGCGGCTGCAGAAAGAAGGCCGGGCCGCCGCGAAGGGCGGATATTGCTGGCCGGTATCGTGAAATGCGAGCTGTGCATGATGATCCTCCATCCTCATTGGATGGAGGCAGTGAACCATCACCGACAATTTGGCGCTGTCAGATTTTTTAGCGATCGAGCGCGGCCTTCATGCCTTCAGCAGCCATTCGTGCTCGGCGGCATTGTGGAACTTCCAGATCCGCTTCGGCCCGGCCATGACGTTGAGATAATAAAGATCATAGCCATGCGTTGCGGCGCAGGGATGATAGCCCTTCGGCACCAGCGTCACGTCGCCGTCCTCGATCGCCATCGCCTCGTCGAGCGAGCGGTCGTCGGTGTAGACGCGCTGGAAACCGAAACCCTGCGGCGGGTTGAGGCGGTGGTAGTAAGTCTCCTCCAGGAAGCTCTCGTTCGGGAGGTCGTCCTGATCGTGCTTGTGCGGCGGATAGGAGGAGGTATGGCCACCTGGCGTGATCACCTCGACGACGAGCAGCGAATGCGCCGAATTATCGTCCTCAGGCATGATGTTGTTGACGTAGCGCACATTCGTGCCCTTGCCGCGCGTCACCTGCGGATGCGTGCCGGGCGGGATCGCCTTTGCCTCATAGCCGCCGCCGCCGGGCGCCGAGCAGACAGCCAGTTCCAGATCGGTCTCCGCCGTGACCGACCACGTCGAGCCCATCGGGATATAAAGCGCATACGGCGCCCCGTCGAAGGGATTCATCCGCTCGCCCAGCGTCCCGAAATCCTTCGCGCCGGCCGACGCCTTGCCTTTGCCTGTCACCCAGACCAGGCAGACTTCCCGATCGCCGGTCTCTCCCGAAACCGTCTCGCCCGGCTTGACGCGGTGCAGATCAAAGCCGACATAGGTCCAGCCGGCATTTTCCGGGGTGACATGCGTGACGCGGCCATGTGTGCCGGATGGTTTCACCTTGAGGTTTGGCATTGGTGTTTCTCCTCGTATGTTGGTGGGCGCAGCCCCCTTATCCGGCTGCCGCCACCTTCTCCCCGAGGGGAGAAGGGATATGCCGCACCGTCGCTTTTCGCTTCTCCCCTTAGGGAGAAGGTGCCCGAAGGGCGGATGAGGGGGCCGCTTGCTCCAGCGGTCCGGTCAATTCGTCCCTCTTGTGAGAGGGGTCTTTCGTCCCGTTACCCCTTCGGAAAGCCTTCCGTTTCCACAGTATAACCAGCCGCGGTCATGACGCGCATCAGTTCGGCATGGCCGATCTCGGCCATCTTCTGCGGCGGCGCCTTGCGCGGATCCTGTTCGGCCTCGACGACGAACCAGCCTTCATAGCCATGGTCGGCGAAGCGTTGGACGATGGCGCCAAAATCGAGCGAGCCGTCGCCCGGCACTGTGAAGGCGCCAAGCGCCACGGCGTCGAGGAAAGACTGCCGGCTGCGGTCGAGCCCATCCACGACGGATTGACGAATGTCCTTGACGTGGACGTGGTTGATGCGGGCGTGGTGATTGTCGATGGCGCGCAGCACATCGCCGCCGGCAAAGGCCAGATGCCCGGCGTCGAGCAACAGCGGAATACCTTCGCCCGAAGAGCGCATGAAGGCGTCGAGTTCCTGTTCGGTTTCGACGACGGCGGCCATGTGGTGGTGATAGGAGAGCGGCATGCCCTTTTCAGCGCACCATTCGCCGAATTCCGTGACGCGGCGCGCATAGGCCTTAATCTCGTCGTCGGAAAGGCGCGGCTTGGTCGCGAGCGGCTTGGAGCGGTCGCCCTGAATGGAGCGGCCAACTTCGCCATAGACGATGCAGGGCGCGTTGACCGCCTTGAACAGCTCGATCATCGGCGCAATGCGGTCCTTGTTGGCCGAGAGCTCCTCATTGACAAGCGTGCCGGAGAACCAGCCGCCGCACAGCGTCACGTCCGCGGTGCGCAGGATCGGCAGCATCTCTTCCGGGCTACTGGGGAAACGGCGGCCTTGCTCCATGCCGGTGAAACCGGCGCTGCGCGATTGCCGCAGGCATTCTTCGAGCGACACATCGTCACTAAGCTCAGGAAGGTCGTCGTTCCACCATGCGATGGGCGACATGCCGAGTTTGGCCTTCATCAATATTCTCCTTAAAGACATTGCGGAAGAGCGGGTCGGCTCCTCCGGAAAAACGGGTTAACCTGTTCAGCCGATGCGCTGGGAGCCGCGGGCTTCGACATAACCCTTGCGCGCCTGGTTGACTTCTTCGCGCGGGCTGACTTCCGGCACCGCGACATCCCACCAATGGCCGCCGGCCTCAGTGGTGATCAAGGGATCGGTGTCGATGACGAAGACGGATGTACGATCGTTCTTCTTAGAATCGACGATCGCCTGCTCGAGTTCGGCGATGGAACTAACCTTGACAGCGATAGCGCCCATGCTTTCGGCATGCGCGCGAAAATCGATCTCAGGCATCACCTCGTGATAGGAGTCCTTGAGCAGATTGTTGAAGTTGGCCCCGCCGGTTCCCATCTGCAGCCGGTTGATGCAGCCGTAGCCGCGATTGTCGAGCACGACGATGTTGAGCTTGAGGCCGAGCATAACCGAGGTCGCGATCTCGGAATTCATCATCATGTAGGAACCGTCGCCGACCATGACGACGACATCCCTTTCGGGGCGCGCCATCTTGGCGCCGAGCCCGCCGGCGATCTCGTAGCCCATGCAGGAGAAGCCATATTCCATGTGGTAGCTGCCCGGCGTCGTCGCCGGCCAGAGCTTGTGCAATTCGCCGGGAAGGCCACCTGCGGCGCAAAGCAGCGTCGAATTCTCGCCACCGATGGTGCGCGCCACCGCGCCGATCACCTGCGCATCGGAGGGCAGGGCGGTATTGGTCGCCGCCATAGCCTTGGTAGCAGCCTCCATCCAGACCTTCTTTTCCGCCGTTGCCTTCTCGGTAAGTGCCGCCGGCGCCCTCCAGCCGGAAAGGCCTACCGAAAGCGCCTTCAGCCCTTCGCGTGCATCGGCCACCACAGGGTGGCTGTCGTGCTTCACCGCGTCATAGGCGGCGATGTTGAGGCCGACCATCTTCAGGCTGTCATTCTTGAACAGCGCCCAGGAACCGGTCGTGAAATCCTGGCAGCGCGTGCCGATGGCGATGACGAGATCTGTCTCTTCGGCGATTGCGTTCGCCGCCGAGGTGCCGGTGACGCCGACCGAGCCGAGCGCCAGCGGATGGGTCTCGTTGATCGACGACTTGCCGGCCTGAGTGACAACGACGGGGATGGCGTGAGCTTCGGCAAAGGCCGCGAGTTCCTTCGTCGCCTGCGAATAGAGCACGCCGCCGCCGGCAACGATCACCGGCTTCTCAGATGCCTTGATCAGCGCGATGGCATTTGCCAGTTCGTCCGCATCCGGCTGCGGCCTGCGGGTCGTCCAGACCTTTTCCTGAAACAGGCTTTCCGGATAATCGAAGGCCTCGGCCTGAACGTCCTGGCAGAGCGACAATGTCACCGGCCCGCAATCGAGCGGATCGGTCAGCACCTGCATTGCGCGCTTCAGCGCCGTGATGATCTGCTCCGGCCGGGTGATCCGGTCGAAGTAGCGCGAAACCGGGCGGAATGCATCATTGGCTGATACGGTGCCGTCGCCGAAATCCTCGATCTGCTGCAGCACCGGATCCGGCGCGCGGTTGGCGAAGACGTCCCCGGGCAGGAAGAGGACGGGAATGCGGTTGACATGCGCGACACCCGCGGCCGTCACCATGTTCAGTGCGCCGGGACCGATCGAGGTCGTGCAGGCCATGAAGCGCGTGCGGAAGTTTGCCTTTGCATAGGCGATCGCAGCATGCGCCATGCCCTGCTCGTTGTGGGCGCGGTAAGTCGTCAATTCCCCGCGCACCTGATAAAGCGCCTCGCCGATGCCGGCGACGTTGCCGTGGCCGAAGATCGCCCAGACGCCGCCGAAGATCGGCACCTTTTTGCCGTCGACAACGGTCATTTGTACTTTCAGGAAATGCGCGACGGCCTGCGCCATCGTCAACCGTATCGTCTTGCCCATCGGGGCCTCCCGCAATCTTCGTTCTAGTTGGTTTCCCCTCCCCAACCTCTCCCCACAAAGGGGAGGGGCCACTCGTTGGGCTCGCCGCATTTCACCGCAACCTTGCGTCCGCATCAGAGCTCGTTTGTGGTGTGAAGCGATGCCTCAACTTAAGTCCCTCCCCCTTGTGGGGAGGGGCTGGGGAGGGGTCTAATTCTCAGTGAAGCCCACGCGTCTTAAGCCAGGCCTCTGTCAATTGCCGGAAGCGGCCGGCCATGTCGGCGATTGCCGCCTCGTCGCTTATCTCGCCGGAGAGCCAGGCGCGCGCCGGATCGGCAAAGATTGTCCGGCCGACGGCGAAGCCCTTCACCGAGGGAGCCGCCAGCGTCGCCTCGAAACAGGAGATCAGTTCCTCTGCGGGCGCTTCGAGCCCGAGAAGCACGATACCACGGCACCATGGATCATTTTTGGCAATCACGGCATCGATCTTCTTCCAGGCTTCGCCGGAAGCCTGTGGCTCCAGCTTCCACCAGTCAGGCTTGATGCCGAGCGCGTAAAGTTCCTCCAGCGCGGTGGCGATCGTATCGTCGGTGAGCGGCCCGTTCTTGCCGGCGATGATTTCCACCAGAAGTTCGCGTCCGACCTTGCGTGCGGCCTCGAACAGCGTGCGCAGCTTCTCCTGCTGCTCCGTCTTCAGGTCGACGGGATCATCGGGATGATAGAAGCACAGGCACTTGATGCAATGGCCGAGCGGCCATTCGACAAGCTGCGAGCCGATATCCTGGCTGAATTCGAAGCGCAGCGGCTTCGAGCCCGGCAGTTCGACAGGCCGGCCGATCCAGGAGAAATTCTTCGTCGCCGCATCGAAGAAGGCGTCGCGGCCGAATCGCTCGTCGATCAGCATGCCGTAGCCGTCGCGGCCGTTCGAAACGCGTGCTGCCGCCTCGACCGCCAGTCGCTTGAAGGCGACGATCTTCTTGTGGTCGACGCCGAGCTCGTCGGCGACGCTCACGAGCTGTGAGCGGTGGTCGATCGCCAGCGCCATCAGAAGCGGGATTTCGCCGCGGCGGGTGGATGCCCAGTGAATATGGTTGATCGACTCGTCCTTGCGCAGCGCCCGATGTTTGCTGCCGGTCTTCAGGAAGAAGTCGAGTTCCGCCCAGGTCGGATATTCCGGCGAGCAGAGCAGGCGAGAGACCGCGAAGGCCCCGCAGGCATTGGCCCAGGTGGCGCAGGTCTGCAGCGGCTCGTCGCGCAGGAAGCCGCGCAGGAAGCCGGACATGAAGGCGTCGCCGGCGCCGAGAACGTTGAACACTTCGATCGGGAAGCCCTGGCCGACGATGCCGGCTTCGAGATCGTCGGCGATCGGCCCGTCATAGACGATGCAGCCCATGGCTCCGCGCTTAAGCACGATCGTCGCCGGCGTCAGGCGGCGAATCTCCTTCAGCGCGCCGAGCACGTCATCTGCGCCGGATGCGATGAGGATTTCCTCTTCAGTGCCGACAATGAGATCGCAATCGGGCAGCGTTTCCTTCATCTTCGAGGAGACGCGGTCGGATTTCACATAGCGTTCGAAGCCTTCCGCATGGCCGGCAAGGCCCCAGAGGTTCGGCCGGTAGTCGATGTCGAAGATTACCTTGCGGCCGTTCTCCTTAGCGATGCGGATTGCTTTGCGTTGCGCGGCTTCGGTGTTGGGCAGAGAAAAATGCGTGCCGGAAACGAGAACGGCGCGCGACGATTTGATGAAGTTTTCGTCGATATCGCCTTCCTCGAGCGCCATATCGGCGCAGTCGGAGCGATAAAAGATCATCGGCGACACGCCCTCGGCCTCGACCGCCAGCAGCACCAGCGCCGTCAGCCGTTCCTTGTCGGTGACGATGCCGTCCGTCGCCACACCTTCGCGCGCCGCCTGCTCACGGATGAAGCGTCCCATCTGCTCGTCGCCGACGCGGGTGATGAGCCCGGACTTGAGGCCGAGCCGCGCCGTGCCGATGGCGATATTGGATGGGCAGCCGCCGACGGATTTGGCGAAGGAGGCAATATCCTCCAGTCGCGAACCGATCTGCTGCCCGTAAAGATCGACCGAGGAACGGCCGATGGTGATTACATCAAGCGCCGGCTCCGGCTGTGAACCCGGATTGGTTTGTACCATGATGTCCTCCCGCTAGATTTTGCGCGGCTTCCAATGCCTGCTAATGTCAATAATGAAACATTGGTTCCGATATTTTGTCAATTCGGAATGTTTATTCCATTTTCTCTTTTCCAGCTTTGTGATGTTGACGCTTGCGACGCCGCTCGGCGATCGCAACCGGCAGCGCCATGGTGAGCGCCATTGAGGCTGAAAGCGAGCGGAAGCCAGCGAAATCCGCTTCCGCCACC
It includes:
- a CDS encoding MATE family efflux transporter, whose protein sequence is MTDPSKGNDFLTGWLPGVFIRTAAPIVAITTVNGLFAVVDTYFLGAYVGPDALSAVSLIFPGLMLLVALQSLVSNGMGSILARRLGAGDRQGARRVFSGAHTLALAVVVILIVIYWTLGERIIGAGAAENTAVADGAMLFMGAMIAATPVSFFLSLHLDGLRCEGRIGFMTAVTLSASLLNILANWLFMAVMHWGVLGSAAGSIASQFVCLAAVLVYRWRRPATLRPSPAFALVEWRGIVALGAPMSLGFIGISLASAAILVNVSLWSTRDHTATIAAYGIITRILTFAYLPLLGLSIALQTIAGNNHGAGLGLRVGRSLQIAMLSALVYCSLVEITVELLAGRIGAVFVGDPAIIAEVRRILPWTIGAYFLFGQMLILSSYFQSIGDAPRAAIFGLSRPYLLTLPLTFLLPFVFGEQGIWMVPVFAEAGMVVLALLVLSENARRRGWRYGLLPA
- the iolC gene encoding 5-dehydro-2-deoxygluconokinase, whose protein sequence is MVQTNPGSQPEPALDVITIGRSSVDLYGQQIGSRLEDIASFAKSVGGCPSNIAIGTARLGLKSGLITRVGDEQMGRFIREQAAREGVATDGIVTDKERLTALVLLAVEAEGVSPMIFYRSDCADMALEEGDIDENFIKSSRAVLVSGTHFSLPNTEAAQRKAIRIAKENGRKVIFDIDYRPNLWGLAGHAEGFERYVKSDRVSSKMKETLPDCDLIVGTEEEILIASGADDVLGALKEIRRLTPATIVLKRGAMGCIVYDGPIADDLEAGIVGQGFPIEVFNVLGAGDAFMSGFLRGFLRDEPLQTCATWANACGAFAVSRLLCSPEYPTWAELDFFLKTGSKHRALRKDESINHIHWASTRRGEIPLLMALAIDHRSQLVSVADELGVDHKKIVAFKRLAVEAAARVSNGRDGYGMLIDERFGRDAFFDAATKNFSWIGRPVELPGSKPLRFEFSQDIGSQLVEWPLGHCIKCLCFYHPDDPVDLKTEQQEKLRTLFEAARKVGRELLVEIIAGKNGPLTDDTIATALEELYALGIKPDWWKLEPQASGEAWKKIDAVIAKNDPWCRGIVLLGLEAPAEELISCFEATLAAPSVKGFAVGRTIFADPARAWLSGEISDEAAIADMAGRFRQLTEAWLKTRGLH
- the iolE gene encoding myo-inosose-2 dehydratase — encoded protein: MKAKLGMSPIAWWNDDLPELSDDVSLEECLRQSRSAGFTGMEQGRRFPSSPEEMLPILRTADVTLCGGWFSGTLVNEELSANKDRIAPMIELFKAVNAPCIVYGEVGRSIQGDRSKPLATKPRLSDDEIKAYARRVTEFGEWCAEKGMPLSYHHHMAAVVETEQELDAFMRSSGEGIPLLLDAGHLAFAGGDVLRAIDNHHARINHVHVKDIRQSVVDGLDRSRQSFLDAVALGAFTVPGDGSLDFGAIVQRFADHGYEGWFVVEAEQDPRKAPPQKMAEIGHAELMRVMTAAGYTVETEGFPKG
- a CDS encoding helix-turn-helix domain-containing protein, which gives rise to MSQFSTALLLKTKTVTIRDVVCNGECRHMSDEECAHKTSLVYPYRGVFMRHVGRADTVAEANQVLFFNAGQGYRISHPIAGGDGCIDLSIDESMLEELAPKEQAQPGPAFSFRRQRRRIDPRAQALVALLRHGLRRNVAETLEAETLALTLVRRSLGERTSHAAGASLGRQKLVDRAKLVLSSDLARRWTLAEIASEVGVSPVYLTQVFQQVEATPLYRYQLRLRLARALDLLGQYEDLTALGLDLGFSSHSHFSASFKQAFGQTPAEFQRSAQLRRRP
- a CDS encoding glyoxalase superfamily protein, whose product is MTTYPGIEELKAQAKRLRQAMNDRGSALTHSAALEMIARQHGARDWNTLAALAAKPNAAAKTPLFVGAHIRGRYLNQPFTGEILSLSALPGGLYRITIHFDEAVDVVTFESFSAFRRRVSAQIDADGVSPRKTSNGVPHLVLDL
- the iolB gene encoding 5-deoxy-glucuronate isomerase; protein product: MPNLKVKPSGTHGRVTHVTPENAGWTYVGFDLHRVKPGETVSGETGDREVCLVWVTGKGKASAGAKDFGTLGERMNPFDGAPYALYIPMGSTWSVTAETDLELAVCSAPGGGGYEAKAIPPGTHPQVTRGKGTNVRYVNNIMPEDDNSAHSLLVVEVITPGGHTSSYPPHKHDQDDLPNESFLEETYYHRLNPPQGFGFQRVYTDDRSLDEAMAIEDGDVTLVPKGYHPCAATHGYDLYYLNVMAGPKRIWKFHNAAEHEWLLKA
- the iolD gene encoding 3D-(3,5/4)-trihydroxycyclohexane-1,2-dione acylhydrolase (decyclizing), encoding MGKTIRLTMAQAVAHFLKVQMTVVDGKKVPIFGGVWAIFGHGNVAGIGEALYQVRGELTTYRAHNEQGMAHAAIAYAKANFRTRFMACTTSIGPGALNMVTAAGVAHVNRIPVLFLPGDVFANRAPDPVLQQIEDFGDGTVSANDAFRPVSRYFDRITRPEQIITALKRAMQVLTDPLDCGPVTLSLCQDVQAEAFDYPESLFQEKVWTTRRPQPDADELANAIALIKASEKPVIVAGGGVLYSQATKELAAFAEAHAIPVVVTQAGKSSINETHPLALGSVGVTGTSAANAIAEETDLVIAIGTRCQDFTTGSWALFKNDSLKMVGLNIAAYDAVKHDSHPVVADAREGLKALSVGLSGWRAPAALTEKATAEKKVWMEAATKAMAATNTALPSDAQVIGAVARTIGGENSTLLCAAGGLPGELHKLWPATTPGSYHMEYGFSCMGYEIAGGLGAKMARPERDVVVMVGDGSYMMMNSEIATSVMLGLKLNIVVLDNRGYGCINRLQMGTGGANFNNLLKDSYHEVMPEIDFRAHAESMGAIAVKVSSIAELEQAIVDSKKNDRTSVFVIDTDPLITTEAGGHWWDVAVPEVSPREEVNQARKGYVEARGSQRIG
- a CDS encoding DUF1127 domain-containing protein gives rise to the protein MHSSHFTIPASNIRPSRRPGLLSAAATAVRWLGRKISEWRNYNALMELSDDQLKDVGLSRGQTESDVHVYSRY